The proteins below are encoded in one region of Acidiferrobacteraceae bacterium:
- the rplA gene encoding 50S ribosomal protein L1, with the protein MAKIGKRLKGAYEKIERGKAYGLDEALTLVKESSRAKFDESVDVAVNLGVDARKSDQNVRGSTVLPRGTGKTVRVAVFADGDKAEAAKAAGADIVGMDDLAEQVKAGQMDFDTVIATPDAMRLVGQLGQILGPRGLMPNPKVGTVTADVEKAVQNAKAGQVQYRIDKAGIVHCSIGKASFDADALKENLEALMAAVNKSKPSAAKGTYIKRLTLSTTMGPGVLVDTATL; encoded by the coding sequence ATGGCGAAGATTGGAAAACGCCTCAAGGGCGCCTACGAAAAGATTGAGCGTGGCAAGGCCTACGGTCTGGATGAGGCCCTGACACTGGTAAAGGAATCCAGCCGCGCCAAGTTCGACGAGTCCGTGGACGTGGCCGTGAATCTGGGCGTGGACGCGCGCAAGTCGGACCAAAATGTCCGTGGTTCCACCGTACTTCCGCGTGGCACTGGCAAGACGGTGCGCGTGGCCGTATTTGCCGACGGTGACAAGGCCGAGGCCGCCAAGGCCGCCGGCGCCGATATCGTTGGTATGGACGATCTGGCCGAGCAGGTGAAGGCCGGGCAGATGGATTTCGATACCGTGATCGCGACCCCCGATGCCATGCGTCTGGTGGGCCAGCTGGGTCAGATCCTGGGTCCGCGCGGTCTGATGCCGAATCCCAAGGTGGGTACGGTCACAGCCGACGTGGAAAAGGCGGTGCAAAACGCCAAGGCCGGTCAGGTGCAGTACCGCATCGACAAGGCCGGCATCGTGCACTGCTCCATCGGCAAGGCTTCTTTTGATGCCGATGCGCTGAAGGAAAATCTTGAGGCCCTGATGGCGGCGGTGAACAAGTCCAAGCCGTCGGCCGCCAAGGGTACGTATATCAAGCGCCTGACCCTGTCCACGACCATGGGACCGGGGGTGCTGGTGGATACCGCTACGCTGTAG
- the rplK gene encoding 50S ribosomal protein L11 has product MAKKIDAYIKLQVPAGEANPSPPVGPALGQHGVNIMEFCKAFNAATQSMEKGMPIPVVITVFSDKSFTYITKTPPASILLKKAAGITSGSAVPNRDKVGKVTRAQLEEIANTKMADLNAANLDAAVKIIAGSARSMGLEVEGN; this is encoded by the coding sequence ATGGCAAAGAAGATTGACGCCTACATCAAGCTGCAGGTCCCTGCAGGCGAGGCGAACCCGAGTCCACCCGTGGGCCCTGCGCTGGGTCAGCACGGCGTGAACATCATGGAATTCTGCAAGGCGTTCAATGCCGCTACCCAGAGCATGGAAAAGGGTATGCCGATTCCGGTGGTCATTACCGTTTTCAGCGACAAGAGCTTCACCTACATCACCAAAACCCCGCCGGCCAGCATTCTGCTGAAGAAGGCGGCAGGCATTACTTCGGGTTCGGCAGTACCGAACCGCGACAAGGTGGGCAAAGTGACACGCGCGCAACTCGAGGAGATCGCCAACACGAAGATGGCGGACCTCAACGCGGCCAACCTGGACGCCGCCGTCAAGATTATTGCCGGCAGTGCGCGCAGCATGGGTCTGGAAGTGGAGGGCAACTGA
- the nusG gene encoding transcription termination/antitermination protein NusG — MTMRWYVVHAFSGFEKQVARSLKEHVHNAGMDDKFGEILVPMEEVVEMRGGQKRTTQRKFFPGYVLVKMEMDDETWHLVKSVPKVTGFIGGTSNKPTPITDEEAQGILQQVQEGVEKPKPRFSFEPGELVRVIDGPFADFNGTVEDVNYEKSKLRVSVSIFGRMTPVELDFSQVEKS, encoded by the coding sequence ATGACGATGCGTTGGTATGTAGTACACGCATTCTCGGGTTTCGAGAAGCAGGTTGCGCGCTCGCTGAAGGAGCATGTGCACAACGCCGGGATGGACGACAAGTTCGGCGAGATCCTGGTGCCCATGGAAGAGGTCGTGGAGATGAGGGGCGGCCAGAAGCGCACGACCCAGCGCAAGTTCTTCCCCGGCTACGTGCTGGTGAAGATGGAAATGGATGACGAGACCTGGCACCTGGTGAAAAGCGTACCCAAGGTGACGGGCTTTATCGGTGGCACCAGCAACAAGCCGACGCCGATCACGGATGAAGAGGCCCAGGGCATCCTGCAGCAGGTGCAGGAGGGCGTGGAGAAACCCAAGCCGCGGTTCTCGTTTGAGCCCGGCGAGTTGGTGCGTGTAATCGACGGCCCCTTTGCCGATTTCAACGGCACGGTGGAAGACGTCAATTACGAAAAGAGCAAATTGCGCGTGTCGGTTTCCATCTTTGGACGCATGACACCGGTCGAGCTGGATTTCAGCCAGGTCGAAAAGAGTTGA
- the secE gene encoding preprotein translocase subunit SecE yields MNADRIKLVLAVLVLGAGIYGFYYLDAQPDLVRVSTVLGAGVVAAVIALQSAQGRAAWEFGKGARTELRKVVWPSRKETFQATLAVIAIVILIALFLWLVDWGLSQILTALVGPRS; encoded by the coding sequence CAGGATAAAACTGGTTTTGGCGGTGCTGGTCCTCGGGGCCGGCATCTACGGTTTCTACTATCTGGATGCCCAGCCGGACCTGGTGCGTGTGTCGACGGTATTGGGTGCCGGTGTGGTTGCGGCGGTGATTGCCCTGCAGTCGGCCCAGGGCCGGGCGGCGTGGGAATTTGGCAAGGGTGCGCGGACCGAATTGCGCAAGGTCGTCTGGCCATCGCGCAAGGAGACGTTTCAGGCGACCCTGGCCGTGATCGCGATCGTCATATTGATAGCGCTGTTTCTCTGGCTTGTGGACTGGGGATTGTCCCAGATCTTGACGGCCCTGGTGGGGCCGAGGTCCTGA